A single genomic interval of Saccharospirillum mangrovi harbors:
- a CDS encoding TetR/AcrR family transcriptional regulator produces the protein MARQTKYDREDVLRRALELFWRKGYHATSLKDLELHLDMRPGSIYAAFGSKEALFIEVLRRYAENSQQQLNDILAQASTPLEGLAAYVRYLGKALAEPSPSRACMLVKTLLETPDGDPVLRQATEEFLRNTEVAFTKAFQAAQASGNIGAKADPDQLACRLQAEIFGLRAYAQRTDAVQKVAALADGIARDIEALDVRATAVNA, from the coding sequence ATGGCGCGGCAAACCAAATACGATCGGGAAGACGTGTTACGCAGAGCCCTCGAATTGTTTTGGCGGAAGGGCTATCACGCCACGTCGTTGAAAGACCTCGAACTGCACCTCGACATGCGCCCGGGTTCAATTTATGCGGCGTTCGGTTCCAAAGAGGCGCTGTTTATTGAGGTGCTGCGGCGCTATGCGGAAAACTCGCAGCAACAACTCAACGACATTCTGGCGCAGGCATCAACGCCGCTTGAAGGGCTGGCAGCCTATGTCCGCTACCTTGGCAAAGCGCTTGCCGAACCGTCGCCCTCGCGCGCCTGCATGCTGGTTAAAACGCTGCTTGAAACGCCCGACGGTGACCCGGTACTGCGCCAGGCCACCGAGGAATTTCTGCGCAATACGGAAGTGGCATTCACCAAGGCATTTCAAGCCGCGCAAGCGTCGGGCAATATCGGCGCCAAGGCCGATCCCGACCAATTGGCATGCCGACTTCAGGCGGAGATTTTTGGTTTAAGGGCTTATGCGCAGCGCACCGACGCAGTGCAAAAGGTCGCTGCATTGGCGGACGGAATTGCGCGGGATATTGAAGCGCTGGATGTACGAGCAACAGCGGTTAATGCCTAG
- a CDS encoding carboxymuconolactone decarboxylase family protein, producing the protein MTDFTLHTAETAPIESRSLIENSQKAFGRLPGLHAVMAEAPALLEGYQQLHRLFAEHTSFNADELTVVWQTINVEHACHYCVPAHTGIAKMMKVDDVIIDALRDETPLPTAQLEALRTFTLQVVRSRGEVTDEQVEAFLAAGYTKRQILEVILGVAQKVMSNYTNHLADTPVDSVMQKFAWQKKQTSAA; encoded by the coding sequence ATGACCGACTTTACTCTCCATACCGCAGAAACCGCACCGATTGAGAGCCGTTCACTGATCGAAAACTCTCAGAAGGCTTTTGGCCGTTTGCCTGGTTTGCATGCCGTAATGGCAGAAGCTCCGGCGTTGCTGGAAGGCTATCAGCAGTTGCACCGGCTGTTTGCCGAACACACCAGTTTCAATGCCGATGAACTGACGGTCGTCTGGCAGACAATCAATGTTGAGCATGCCTGCCATTACTGTGTACCGGCCCACACCGGCATCGCCAAAATGATGAAAGTTGATGACGTCATCATCGACGCGCTGCGTGACGAAACTCCGCTGCCAACTGCCCAGCTGGAAGCACTGCGTACCTTTACGTTGCAGGTGGTGCGCAGTCGTGGCGAAGTGACGGATGAACAAGTCGAAGCGTTTCTGGCTGCCGGTTATACCAAGCGCCAGATTCTTGAAGTCATTCTCGGGGTCGCACAAAAAGTGATGTCGAACTACACCAATCATCTTGCTGATACGCCGGTCGATTCGGTTATGCAGAAGTTTGCCTGGCAGAAAAAACAAACCAGCGCAGCCTGA
- a CDS encoding TetR/AcrR family transcriptional regulator, with protein MAKKPHNSTVKPRKSPRQRRSEATVDSILEAAARILETHGFAGYTTNAVASLAGVSIGSLYQYFPTKEAITASLITRESKELWQDIAAIDLHADGQAPLHALVQAAVEHQLKRPALARILDLEEVRLSEPGSANELNVELAGVVRHCIVAAGYSADSPHKISDVVAIIKGMVDGAGQRGETDKVALAKRVGHAVLGYLICSN; from the coding sequence ATGGCAAAAAAACCTCACAACAGCACGGTAAAACCCAGGAAATCTCCGCGTCAGAGACGTTCCGAAGCGACCGTTGACTCAATCCTGGAAGCCGCCGCTCGCATTTTGGAAACTCATGGCTTCGCTGGTTACACAACCAACGCTGTTGCCAGCCTTGCTGGTGTCAGCATCGGTTCGCTTTATCAGTACTTTCCGACCAAGGAGGCGATTACCGCCAGTCTGATTACCCGGGAGTCAAAAGAACTCTGGCAAGACATTGCCGCCATTGATCTGCACGCCGATGGCCAGGCGCCATTGCATGCGCTCGTGCAGGCCGCTGTCGAACATCAACTGAAACGCCCGGCGCTGGCGCGCATTCTGGACCTCGAGGAAGTACGCCTGAGCGAACCGGGATCGGCGAATGAGCTCAACGTGGAACTGGCCGGCGTGGTCAGACATTGCATCGTTGCTGCTGGTTACAGCGCCGACTCACCCCACAAGATCAGTGACGTCGTTGCGATAATCAAAGGTATGGTCGATGGCGCAGGCCAACGTGGTGAGACCGATAAGGTGGCTTTGGCAAAGCGGGTGGGTCATGCCGTTTTGGGCTATCTCATTTGCAGCAACTGA
- a CDS encoding inositol monophosphatase family protein: MTTQQHNDREILRLVEQAVVAAAEAIQDRFSIDARPIDRHDIGAKIQANDAISMSILQEKLAAARPEATLVEDELETGLLPPGEWWVVDPVEGAINQIHGMAEWCVSATLIRDNEPVITVVHLPLTGDTYSAVAGAGAQQNGQPLSVSAKRDIDAAMVGTGQAMPGESVQVYQMMGASVSTMLQTALTVRVSVPATLQLIQVAAGRMDAFWQFSQVRSGLVSGALLVQEAGGQLTDVHGKPWSLESEHFVAAPPQLSAAVTNALSPLIQTTYS; this comes from the coding sequence ATGACAACGCAACAACACAACGACCGCGAAATTCTGCGCTTGGTCGAACAGGCTGTCGTGGCAGCGGCCGAGGCGATACAAGACCGTTTCTCCATTGATGCCCGCCCGATTGATCGGCACGACATCGGGGCGAAAATTCAGGCCAACGACGCAATTTCAATGTCGATCCTGCAGGAAAAACTCGCTGCCGCCAGACCCGAAGCAACCCTGGTTGAAGATGAACTCGAAACCGGTTTGTTACCGCCGGGCGAGTGGTGGGTGGTCGATCCAGTCGAAGGCGCAATCAACCAGATTCACGGCATGGCGGAATGGTGTGTCAGCGCGACGTTGATCCGCGATAACGAGCCGGTGATTACCGTCGTCCATTTGCCACTGACTGGCGATACCTACTCAGCCGTTGCCGGAGCGGGTGCCCAGCAAAACGGACAACCGTTATCGGTTTCCGCAAAACGCGACATTGATGCCGCCATGGTCGGCACCGGCCAGGCCATGCCAGGCGAAAGCGTTCAGGTATATCAGATGATGGGCGCTTCGGTATCGACGATGCTGCAAACGGCATTGACGGTGCGCGTGTCTGTTCCGGCGACGTTACAACTCATCCAGGTTGCGGCCGGCCGCATGGATGCCTTCTGGCAGTTCAGTCAGGTTCGCTCCGGACTGGTCTCGGGCGCACTGTTGGTTCAGGAAGCCGGCGGTCAACTCACCGATGTTCACGGCAAGCCTTGGTCACTTGAGAGCGAACATTTTGTCGCCGCCCCGCCCCAACTCAGTGCTGCGGTAACAAACGCGCTATCGCCACTGATTCAAACTACCTACAGCTGA
- a CDS encoding NADPH-dependent F420 reductase, with amino-acid sequence MLTIAILGSGRVASALAGRLQSAGRDFVIGILNPEKPSDHWTGPQVEFTTTAAAIAAADMVFNATPGETSVDFLKGFKDQLVGKILVDVSNAMRRNEDGMPVGLLYPDSSVAEHLQAALPQTAVVKTLNTMLFTVIGDPHSIEPMPNVFLCGDSAAAKAEVRQVLQAMGWRDAVIEDLGPAFSARGPEAFMHFVPHVIANHGFAPFALSIVR; translated from the coding sequence ATGCTGACCATCGCTATTTTGGGTTCTGGCCGGGTTGCTTCGGCCCTCGCTGGACGATTGCAGTCCGCTGGCCGTGACTTTGTTATTGGCATCCTTAACCCCGAAAAACCCAGTGACCACTGGACCGGCCCGCAAGTTGAATTCACCACCACGGCGGCTGCAATTGCCGCCGCCGATATGGTGTTCAACGCGACACCCGGTGAAACCAGTGTCGATTTTCTGAAAGGCTTCAAAGACCAACTGGTCGGAAAAATTCTGGTGGATGTTTCCAACGCCATGCGCCGCAACGAAGACGGCATGCCGGTCGGACTGCTCTATCCGGACAGCAGCGTCGCCGAACACTTACAGGCGGCCTTGCCGCAAACCGCCGTGGTAAAAACGCTGAATACCATGCTGTTCACCGTCATCGGTGATCCACACAGTATCGAACCGATGCCCAACGTATTTCTTTGCGGAGACAGTGCAGCGGCCAAAGCAGAAGTGCGCCAGGTTTTACAGGCTATGGGCTGGCGTGACGCTGTGATTGAAGACCTGGGCCCAGCATTCAGCGCCCGTGGCCCCGAAGCCTTTATGCATTTCGTGCCGCATGTGATTGCCAACCACGGCTTTGCACCTTTTGCGCTGAGCATTGTTCGATAG